CTGGAGCAGATGATCCGTCGTCGGGAGTTCGCCGAAGGGGAGCAACTGCCGTCCGAGCGCGAGCTGATGGCCTTTTTTAACGTCGGTCGCCCGTCGGTCCGGGAGGCGCTGGCGGCGTTAAAACGCAAAGGGCTGGTGCAGATCCAGAACGGCGAGCGGGCCCGCATTTCCCGTCCGTCGGCGGATACCATCATCAGCGAGCTTTCCGGCATGGCGAAGGATTTTCTCGCCCATCCGGGCGGGATCGCCCATTTCGAGCAGCTGCGTCTGTTCTTTGAATCCAGCCTGGTGCGCCATGCTGCCCAGCATGCCAGTAAGGAACAGATCGCCCTGCTGGAAAAAGCGCTTGAGCTGAACAGCCAGTCGCTGGATGACAACGCGCTCTTTATCCGTTCCGACGTCGAGTTTCACCGCGTGCTGGCGGAGATCCCTAACAACCCTATCTTTATGGCCATCCACGTGGCCCTGATCGACTGGCTGATCGCCGCCCGTCCTGCGGTACCTGAGCAGGCATTGCGCGAGCATAATAACACCAGTTATCAGCAACATATCACCATCTTCGAAGCGATCCGCAGTCAGGATCCCGATGCGGCTGAACAGGCCCTGCAGGCGCACCTCACCAGCGTTTTCGCCACCTGGCACGCCTTCGAGCAGAGCAAAAAACGCCGCAAGTAGTCTCCACGATCGTTTAGTGAACTGGATCGCGTTCTGCGCATTTCGATAGTGTTTGTTTCGGTCTTACTGGTATAACAGGTATAAAGGTCTACAGTTATCACATCATCATCACACACTCGAGGTTTGTATGTCAGTTACGCTGAAAGGGGTTATGCCCGCACTTCTTACGCCGTTTAATGACCAGCAGCAGCTGGATACCCAAAGCCTGCGCCAGCTGGTGCGCTTCAATATCGCCCAGGGGATGGACGGTCTGTACGTCGGCGGATCCACCGGCGAAGCCTTTGTGCAGAGCAGCGCGGAACGTGAGGAAGTGCTGGAAATCGTCGCCGAAGAGGCGAAAGGCAAACTTACCCTGATTGCCCACGTCGGCACCGTCAGCACCCATGAGAGCCAGCAACTCGCCCGGGCCGCCCGTCGTTTTGGTTATGACGCCGTCTCCGCCGTGACGCCGTTCTACTATCCGTTCAGCTTTGAAGAGCACTGCGATCACTACCGTGGGATTATTGATTCTGCGGATGGGCTGCCGATGGTGGTGTACAACATTCCGGCCCTCAGCGGGGTGAAACTCTCTCTGGATCAGATCAACACCCTGGTGACCCTGCCGGGGGTGGGGGCCCTGAAACAGACCTCCGGGGATCTCTTCCAGATGGAGCAGATCCGCCGGGCGCATCCGGATCTGGTGCTGTACAACGGCTACGACGAGATCTTCGCCTCCGGCCTGCTGGCCGGTGCCGATGGCGGGATCGGCAGCACCTATAACATCATGGGCTGGCGCTATCAGGGGATCGTGAAAGCCCTGAAAGAGGGGGATATCGCCACCGCTCAGGCGTTGCAGACAAAATGTAATGAGGTTATCGATCTGCTGATCAAGGTGGGGGTGTTCCGTGGCCTGAAGACGGTGCTGCACTACATGGGCGTGATTGAGGTGCCCCTGTGCCGCAAGCCGTTTGCGCCGGTGGATGAAAAATACCTGCCTGAACTGCGCGCCCTGGCGCATCAGCTCCAGCAAGAAAAAGAACAAGGTTAAGACAACGACCGATGCCGGACCTGTCCGGCATCACTGAAGCTGTACCCTACAAAAACAGCGTATGGGTTTACCCATTGCGGAGACTGACATGAATACAATGACACAAAATGTCCCGTGGTATCGTTGCCTCAGCCGTCAACAGTGGCGTGCGTTTTCCGCCGCCTGGGTCGGTTACGTTCTGGATGGTTTTGATTTTGTTCTGATTGCCCTCGTCCTTACCGATATAAAAACCGAATTCGGCCTCACCACTCTGCACGCCGCGAGCCTGATCTCCGCCGCCTTTATCTCCCGCTGGTTCGGCGGCCTGATGCTGGGCGCGATGGGCGATCGCTACGGTCGTCGCCTGGCGATGGTCAGCAGCATCGTCCTCTTTTCCGTGGGCACCCTGGCGTGCGGCCTGGCCCAGGGGTACACCACCATGTTCATTGCCCGTCTGGTGATCGGCATGGGGATGGCGGGGGAGTACGGCTCCAGCGCCACCTACGTGATCGAAAGCTGGCCAAAGCACCTGCGCAATAAAGCCAGCGGCTTCCTGATTTCCGGCTTCTCCGTCGGCGCGGTCGTGGCGGCTCAGGTCTACAGCCTGGTGGTGCCGGAGTGGGGCTGGCGGGCGCTGTTCTTCATCGGCATTCTGCCGATTATCTTTGCCCTGTGGCTGCGGAAAAACATCCCGGAAGCGGAAGACTGGAAAGAGAAACAGCAGAGCAAAACCCCGGTCAAAACCATGGTGGACATTCTCTATCGCGGGGAACATCGGTTCATTAATATCGCCATGACGCTGGTGGCGGCGGTCTCCCTGTGGTTCTGCTTCGCGGGCCAGCTCGACAGCGCTGCCATTGTCGCCATGCTCGGCCTGCTTTGCGCGGGGATCTTTATCAGCTTTATGGTGCAGAGCAACGGTAAACGCTGGCCGACCGGCGTCACCCTGATGGTGGTGGTGCTGTTTGCTTTCCTCTACTCCTGGCCGATTCAGGCCCTGTTACCGACGTACCTGAAAACCGATCTGGCTTACGATCCCGCCACCGTCGCCCAGGTGCTGTTCTTTAGCGGCTTTGGCTCTGCCGCAGGCTGCTGCGCCGGGGGCTTCCTCGGGGACTGGTTAGGCACGCGCAAAGCCTATGTCTGTAGCCTGCTGGCCTCGCAGCTGCTGATTATTCCGGTGTTTACCATCGGAGGGAGCAGCGTCTGGGTGCTGGGCCTGCTGCTCTTCTTCCAGCAGATGTTGGGCCAGGGGATCTCCGGGATCCTGCCGAAACTGATCGGCGGCTATTTTGATACCGAGCAGCGCGCGGCCGGGCTCGGCTTTACCTATAACGTTGGTGCACTGGGCGGCGCACTGGCCCCGGTGCTGGGGGCCTTTATCGCCCAGCGTCTCGATCTGGGCACCGCGCTCTGTTCGCTCTCGTTCGGCCTGACCTTCGTCGTCATCCTGCTGATTGGCTTTGATATGCCGTCCCGCGTGCAGCGCTGGCTCCATCCTGAAGCCCTGCGCACCCATGACGCCATCGACGGCAAACCCTTTAGCGGCGCCCTGATTAGGCGCGAAAGGGCCAGCCAGTTTGTTAAAAACAAAGGTTAAGGGAGGTGCTATGTCATTCCTTAACGCGTTGCATGCACCACAGAGAGCGACCCCATGATCACCCTGGCTATTGATATCGGCGGGACCAAGCTCGCCGCGGCGCTGGTGGACAGCGGCTTACAGATTATCGCCCGGCGGGAGATCCCCACGCCCGCCAGCCAGACGCCGGATGCGCTGGAGGCCGCGCTGCGCGAGCTGGTGACGCCGCTCGCTTCCCGGGCGCAGCACTTTGCCATCGCCTCGACCGGGATTATTCAGCGCGGGGTATTAACCTCGATCAACCCGTCCAACCTCGGGGGGCTTTCCCACTTCCCGCTGGTGGACTGCTTATCCGCCCTGACCGGCCTTCCCGGCGTGGCCTTAAACGATGCCCAGGCCGCGGCGCTGGCCGAGTATCAGCAGATGCCGCACGCCATCCGCGACATGGTGTTTATCACCGTCTCGACCGGGGTTGGGGGAGGGGTGATCCACAACGGCAGGCTGGTGACCGGCTCCGGCGGGCTGACCGGCCACTGCGGCCATACCCTGGCCGATCCGAACGGGCCGCGCTGCGGCTGCGGGCGCATCGGCTGCGTGGAGGCCATCGCCTCGGGGCGGGGGATCGCCGCTGCGGCTGAAGGAGAGCTGGCCGGGCTGGATGCGAAAGCCATTTTCGCTCACGCCGCCCGGGGGCATGAGCAGGCGGTAGCACTGATTGCGCGTTCCGCTAAAACGCTGGCGCGGTTGATTGCGGATCTGAAAGCCCTGACCGACTGCCAGCGGGTGGTGTTGGGCGGCAGCATCGGCCTGGCCGAGGGGTATCTCCCGCTGGTGCAACACTTTCTGGCGCAGGAACCCGCTGTATACCAGACCGAACTCTGTCCAGCCAGCCATCAGAACAATGCCGGGCTGCTGGGCGCGGCACTATGGGCACAAGGAACATTGCAATGATTGTAGGTGATATCAACCAGCTTCAGGCCGCCGGGCTACCGGCAGCGTTCTGTCAGGCCATCGACCAGGCGCTGAGCGCGGGGATGGCGAACCTCGAACCGGGTAGCTACCCGCTGCAGGGGGAGAGGGTATTCGTCAACGTGATGGCGTTTGCGACGCAGCGCGCGGAAGAGAAACGCGCCGAACTGCACCGCAGCTATATCGACATCCAGATCCTGCTGGAAGGGGAAGAGCAGATTTACTACGGCCTGGCGGGCAGCGCCCGGGCGTGTGATGCGTGGCACGAGGAGGAGGATTATCAGCTCTGCTCGCGCATCGACAAGGAGCAGTCTCTGAGGTTAACGCCGGGGATGTTTGCCGTCTTTATGCCGGGGGAGCCGCACAAGCCAGGCTGCTATACCACGCAGTCGGGCATGATCAAAAAAGCGGTGATTAAGGTGCATCGCAGCGTGGTGCTGTAAGCGTTGAAACAAAAAGCCCGCAAATTGCGGGCTTTCACGGCGTTAGTCTTCTTCGCGCTCTCTGACCGCACGCTGGCGTTCGTAGTATTCATCTTCTGCCGAAATAATCTCATCCAGCAGAGAATCCATATCTACAGCATGGGTCTCTTCAACAAACAGCCCGGTGAGGGGCGTTTCCGGGGTGAGTTTGCCGTCTTCATAGAGCATCCAGATCTCTTTCCCGTAGCGCGTTTTCAGCAGCTGCGGGGCGAACTGACCGTAATACTCGGTGATGTTATTCACATCGCGTTCAAACATGGACTGGGCATGGTTGTTGGCGGCGGCATCCACCGCCTGCGGCAGGTCGATAATGACCGGCCCCTCGGCATCCTGTAGCACGTTAAACTCTGACAGGTCGCCGTGGACAATACCGGCACAGAGCATGCGCACGATATTGCGGATCATGGTGGCGAAGTCTTTTACGGCCTCTTCTTCCGTTAAGGCCACATCGCTCAGGCGCGGCGCAACGTCGCCATCAGCATCGGTGACCAGCTCCATCAGCAGCACGCCGTCCAGACACATATAGGGCTGCGGCACGCGGACCCCGGCGTTAGCCAGGCGGAATAGCGCATCGACCTCTGCGGTGTGCCAGACCTCTTCCTGCTGCTTACGGCCAAATCTGGAACCTTTTTGCATGGCGCGCGCGTCACGCGTGTTGCGGACTTTGCGGCCTTCCTGATACTGCACGGCCTGCTTGAAGCTGCGCTGTGACGCTTCCTTGTACACTTTGGCACACTGGATTTGGTCCCCGCATAGCACGGTGTAAACGTCAGCCTCTTTGCCGCTTTTCAGGCGTTGAAGCACGTTGTCTATCAGGCCGTCGTCGACCAGGGGCTGGAGTCTGTTTGGGATTTTCATGCGGCTTTTATAGCGCATTTTTGCCGCTTTTCGTACCAAAAACGCAGGCAAATATCTTCTTTGAAAGGATTAACGCGCCGACTGACCCTCACAGCAGGCTTTGACCGCCTCATAGAGTAACCTGACGCCTGCGGAGAGCTGCTTGCGGTGCGGGCAGATCATGTTCAGCGGCACGCTCTCACCCACGTAATCTTGCATTAATACCCGGAGCCGACCGGCGCGGACATCCTCCGCCACGTCCAGCCAGGATTTGTAGGCTACGCCCGCCCCGGTGACCGCCAGGCGGCGGATCACTTCGGCATCGTCACTCATCATGCTGCCGCTGACGTTGACGCTGTGCATCTCCCCGTCGCGGAAGAAGGTCCAGCGATCGTGCAGACGTCCGCGCAGGACAAAGGTCAGGGCGTTGACCCGGCTTAATTCATCCGGATGGTTCAGGTCACCGTGGCGGGCGATCCACTCGGGCGACGCCACCAGCACGCGGCGGTTATCGGGAGCGACGGGGAGAGCAATATAGGAGGCATCTTCCGGCATGCCGTAGCGAAAGGCGATATCCACCGGATCCTTAAAGACATCGGCGACCTGGTCGGAGAAAAAAATGCGCAGCCGCAGTGCCGGGTAGCGTTCGTCGAACGCCTGAAACACCGGCAGCAGCAGGTTACGGCCTAAATCCGATGGGACGGCAATCTGCAACGTGCCGGAGATCTCCTCTTCCGGGGTCTGGATTTTTTGCATCCCGGCGTACATGGCATCCAGCATCTGTCGCGCGTAGGGTAGCCAGGCCTCGCCTTCCGGGGTTAAGCGCAGGCTGCGGGTGGAGCGCGCAAACAGCCGGATGGCCAGGGTCGACTCCAGCCGTTTGATAGCGGCGCTGACCTGCGCCGGCTGAACGCCCGCCTCTCGTGCCGCATCGCTGAAGCTGCTCAGGGCAGCGACGCGAACGAACAGTATCAGATCCTCAAGCCGCACCATTTTCATCTCCCGAGTATAAGTCTTGTCTCCGCGAGGCTATTTTTCCCGTCGCAGCTTCGCTTTACCATCAAATTATTGCGACACAGTGGATAAAACGCCGGAGACATTATGAAAGCCATTGCCATTACCCGTTCTGCACCCAATAACATTGACGCCCTGCACGAGATTGAGCTGCCGCAGCCGACGGCGTCCGGGCACGATCTGCTGATTGAAGTGAAAGCCATCTCCGTTAACCCGGTGGATACTAAAGTCCGCGCCGGGTTTAGCGGGGATACGCCGCGTGTTCTCGGCTGGGATGCGGTGGGCGTTGTCGCCGCGGTGGGCGAGGCGGTGACCCTTTTCGCGCCGGGCGACGAAGTCTGGTATGCCGGGGCGCTGGGCCGGGCGGGCAGCAACAGTGAGTATCAGCTGGTGGATGAGCGCATTGTGGCCCTGAAGCCAAAAACGCTGGATAACGCCGCCGCCGCCGCGATGCCGCTAACGGCCATCACCGCGTGGGAAATGCTGTTCGATCGGCTGGGGGTTCAGGAGCAGGGCAACGAAGGCGACACGCTGCTGATTGTCGGTGCCGCGGGCGGAGTGGGCTCCATCCTCGTTCAGCTGGCGCGCAAGCTGACAAAAATGACCGTTATCGGCACGGCGTCACGCCCGGAAAGCCAGCAGTGGGTGCGGGAGGCAGGGGCGCATTACGTTATCGATCACAGCAAGCCGCTGTCGGAAGCGCTGGCCGCGCAGGGAATCAATGAGGTGACCCACGTCGCCAGCCTGAACCATACCGAGGCGCATTACGCTGAAATCATTAAGGCTCTGGCGCCGCAGGGTAAGCTGGCCCTGATTGACGATCCCGAGACGCTGGATGCCCGCCCGCTAAAGGCGAAGAGCATCTCCCTGCACTGGGAGTTTATGTTCACCCGCTCAATGTTTGAAACCCGGGATATGATCGCCCAGCATCAGCTGCTGACCCGCGTGGCAGCACTGATTGATGAGCAGACGATCACCACCACGCTGGGTGAGCACTACGGGGCGATCACGGCGGCGAATGTGCAGAAAGCTCATGCGCAACTGGAAACAGGGCGTGCGGTCGGGAAGATTGTGCTGGAGGGGTTCTGAGATGGGCTCCCCAGATATTATCTCAATAATTGCCATTTTGAAGGCAAAACCGGGCAAGCGAGACTCGTTAAAAAAGGCCTTGCAGGCGCTATTATTGCCGACCCGTCAAGAGCCAGGAAATATTGAATATCACCTGTATCAACTGCGCGACACGCCAGACTGTTTTTATGTCCGGGAAGCCTGGCGAGGTCAGGAAGGGCTGGAGGCGCATATTGCGCTGCCTCATTTCCAGGCGTTTATCCTGCAAATGGATGAATTGCTGGCGGAGCCGTTGCGGCTGGACTATTTGACGAAGGTTGAGCCGTAAGCGTTCTCTTTGATTTTACTCACTTCGTTACGTTGATTGAGTATACAAAAAAGCCCGCAGGCTTGCGCCGTGCGGGCTTTCAGGACTTCGTATCAGGCTCTGGTGACCATCAACAAAGAATTTTGGTGGAGCTGGCGGGAGTTGAACCCGCGTCCGAAATTTCTACATCCTCGGTACTACATGCTTAGTCAGTCTTTACATTCGCACGCCAGCTGCGGACAGACACGCCACTAACGAACTAGCCTGATTAGTTTTAACGCTTCAACCCCAGGCAGGATTTCCACGCGATCTCTTTTGGGTTTGACCTCTCTTTGATCCCCGTCTTAAGAGCGGAAGCTAGGGAGAGAGGGCTCTTAGCAGGTTATTAAGCTGCTAAAGCGTAGTTTTCGTCGTTTGCGACTATTTTTTTGCGGCTTTTTACGAGGCAAACCGCCCCTCGGCATGCACCTTGGGTTTCGCAAATCCCGTCGAATCCAGAATCAGCCCCAATAGTGTTACAGCAAGTATACCAGAATTTGCAGCCCGGATACCAGTCCGGAACGCTAACTTATTGAATCGCTCAATAAGTATCCGGAAATTAACGGCCTGCGTGCTTCATGATGCGCGCTTTATCAACCTGCCACTCGCGATCTTTGGCGTCGTTACGTTTGTCGTGCTGCTTCTTACCTTTTGCCACGCCGATTTTTACTTTGCACCAGGCGTTCTTCCAGTACAGCGACAGGGCGAGCACGGTGTAACCTTCGCGGTTGATACGCCCGAAGAGGGAGTCCAGCTCGCGCTTGTTCAGCAGCAGCTTACGGGTGCGGGTGGGATCGCAGACGTAGTGGGAAGAGGCGACCGTCAGTGGCTGGAAGTTCGCGCCAAACAGAAAGGCTTCGCCGTCTTTAAAGATTACGTAGCTATCCCCGATGTTAGCTTTACCCGCACGCAGCGATTTAACTTCCCAGCCCTGCAACGCAAGGCCAGCTTCGAATTCTTCTTCAATGAAATACTCGTGGCGGGCACGCTTGTTGAGCGCAATGGTTGCCGAGCCAGGTTTATGTGCTTTTTTCTTCGTCATAAGTGTCGTGAAGCCGTAGGTAATCTGATGTCAAAAAGTCACCTCATTGCGTCCTGTGAGGTCTAACGCGCTATATTAGCACGAGATGAGGCTCAGCGTTTTTTTAACAGGTGATAAATGCTATTATTTATCGGTTGTTTGATCAGGAAAAATGTTATGCCTCAGATTAGTCGTACTGCGCTTGTCCCCTACAGTGTGGAACAGATGTACCAGTTAGTGAATGACGTACAGTCATATCCGCAGTTTATCCCGGGTTGTACCGGGAGCCGCGTGCTGGACTCAGGCCCGACGCAAATGACGGCGGCGGTGGATGTCTCCAAAGCCGGGATCAGCAAAACCTTCACCACCCGTAACACGCTGACCAATAACCAGAGCATTCTGATGCAGCTGGTGGATGGCCCGTTCAAGAAGCTGATGGGGGGATGGAAGTTTGTCCCGCTCAGTGCTGATGCCTGCCGCATCGAGTTTCATCTCGACTTTGAGTTTACCAATGCCCTGATCGAGCTGGCGTTTGGTCGCGTGTTCAAAGAGCTGGCGGCGAATATGGTCCAGGCTTTCACGGTACGCGCCAAAGAGGTTTACAGTGCCGGCTAACATCGTGGTGGAAGTGGCCTACGCGCTGCCGGAAAAGCAGTATCTGCAGCGCGTAACCCTGGAGGAGGGCGCCACCGTTGAAGAGGCAATCCGCGCCTCCGGCCTGCTGACGCTGCGCAGCGATATCGATCTGACAAAAAACAAAGTCGGGATTTACAGCCGTCCGGTCAAACTGGCGGATAGCGTCAGGGACGGCGACCGGGTTGAGATCTATCGCCCGCTGATAGCCGACCCGAAAGAGCTGCGTCGCCAGCGCGCGGAGAAGTCCGCGAAATAACCTGCCTTAAAACAAAAAAGGTGCTCAATGAGCACCTTTTTGCATTTCTGAAACCTTACTCTTTGGTGAGCGCCGGTTTGTTGTCGATGTTGGTCAGTACGCCGCTGCTGTTGAAGGTCAGCGTCAGGGTCTGCTGGGACACGTCTTCATGGCCTGGCTTCTGACGGAACACGTAGAACCAGGTGTTGGTGCCGAATGGATCGGACATCATCGGCGTACCCAGGGCATAGGCAACCTGCTGCTGCGTCATACCGACACGAATTTTAGACACATCGTTAGGAGCGAGATAGTTCCCCTGGTTGATGTCAGGGCGGTAAACCACTTTTTCCAGAGTGGAGCAGCCTGCGGTCATCATCAGAAGAACCGCTGCGGCAGCGGTCAGCGTTTTACAGCGCATAGTGATTTGATTCCTTTTCGGGCCCGGGCAATACGCGACGGCTCATATGTAATATGCCGATGATAATAGACCTTTCACCACATTAAAACCTCTGGCGTCCGGTCTGTCGGCGTTTTTATTGTTCTGTATGACCCTGAGATACCGAAAAAGTTTAGGCAGCCAGCAGTTCTTTCGCATTCGCCAGCGTGTTGCGGGTGACTTCGCTGCCGCCCAGCAGGCGGGCCAGCTCCTGCAGACGGGCGCGTTTGTCCAGCGGCTGCATGTGCGTTTCGGTCATCTCACCGTCGGTTTCTTTGCTGACAAAGAAATGATGGTGGCCACAACCGGCAACCTGCGGCAGGTGGGTCACACACATCACCTGGGTGGACTCGCCAAGCTGACGCAGCAGTTTACCCACTACCGCGGCGGTCGGGCCGCTGATACCCACATCCACTTCATCGAAAATGAGTGCCGGGGTTTCCATTTTCTTCGCCGTGATCACCTGAATCGCCAGGGCGATACGCGACAGCTCACCGCCGGACGCGACCCGGGAGATAGCCTGCAGCGGCTGGCCCGGGTTGGTGGTAACACGGAATTCAATGCGGTCTGCCCCTTCGGCCGTCAGGTGATTGGTTTCAAACTTCACGTCGATAGTGAAAACGCCGTGCGGCATCGACAGCAGATGCATGCTCTCGGTGATGTGCTGACTCAGCTCCTGAGCGTAACGCTGACGCACGTTATGCAGCTGCGTGGCGGTTTCCATCGCCTGTTGATGATGCACGCTGACCGCCAGAGAGAGGGTCTCCAGCGAGTCGGCCTGATCGTCAAGCTGATGCTGCTCGTCGAGCAGGGACTGATGGAACGCAGGCAGCTCCTCCGGCGAAACGTGGTGCTTACGCGCCAGGGAGATTTGGCGCGAAATGCGCTGTTCCAGCTCAAACAGGCGGTTAGGATCGAGATCCAGACGCTCGCAGTAGTGGCGCAGCTCGTCGCTGGCTTCAGAGATCTGAATCGCCGCCTCTTCCAGCATATCCAGCATGCCGGACACGTTGCTGTCCATCCCCGCCAGCTCGGTCACTAGCTGGCGCACGGTATAGAGCTGGCTTTGCAGATTCACATCCTCGCCGTCGGCCATTAAGGTCAGCGCCTGCTGGCTGGTGGAGAGCAGTTGGCCGCTGTTGGCGAGGCGTTTGTACTCTTCGTCAATCTGCTCAAACTCGCCCGGCTGCGGATTGAACTCGTTCAGCTCTTTCAGCTGATACGCCAGCAGTTCGGCACGGGCCGCGCGCTCCTGGCTCTGCTGCTGATGCTGCGCCAGTTCACGACAGCTTTGATGCCACTGACGATAGTGCTCTGCCATCAGCTGCATAAGGTCCGACTCACCGGCATAGCCGTCGAGCAACGACTTCTGTTGTTCAGGCTTGATGAGCTGCTGATGGGCATGTTGGCCGTGAATCTGGATTAACAGCTGCCCCAGCTCACGCAGCTGAGACAGCGGCACCGCGGTACCGTTGATAAAGCCACGGGAGCGGCCATCGCTGTTGAGGACGCGGCGAAGTAAGCACTCACGCCCATCTTCGAGCTGGTTCTTTTCAAGCCAGCGTAGGGCGGCAGGGGTATCTTTCAGGGAGAAACGGGCGCATAGATCGGCGCGGCTGGCGCCAGCGCGAACCATGTCGCCGTCTGCACGACCGCCAAGGCACAGCCCGAGCGCATCAATCGCAATAGATTTACCGGCACCGGTTTCCCCGGTGATGGCTGTCATTCCGCTGTTGAAATCAATTTCGAGCTCACGAACGATGGCGAAGTTGCTGATGGTCAGTTGTGCCAGCATAAACGTTTTCCTGTATGAAAAACCATAACTGTGTTTGTGTACAGTATAAACTGGTTTTTTATACAGTAAAGTGCTGGATGCGATTTCAGAACAATTTTTTCGACCAGCCGAGCTTGGAGCTTAATGTGTTGAAATAGCTGTAGTCTTTTGGGTGGATCAGATTGAGGTGATAATCGCAGCGGCGGATCAGCACATCTTCACCTTCCTGGATCGGCAGCGCGATTTGGCTGTCGCAGCTGATCTCCAGGTCGTTACGGCGGTGGGAGAAGCGCAGACGGATGGTGCTGCTGCTGTTGATCACCAGCGGGCGGGCCGAGAGGGTATGCGGGAACATCGGCACCAGCGTGATGGCATCCAGCGACGGGGTCAGGATCGGGCCACCCGCCGAAAGCGAGTAGGCCGTGGAGCCGGTGGGGGTCGAGATAATCAGCCCATCGGAGCGCTGGGAGAAGGCAAAGATTTCGTCAATATAGACTTCGAACTCAATCATATGCGCCACTTTACCCGGGTGCAGCACCACTTCATTAATGGCGGTGCTGATCCGTTTCTGGCAATCCTGCTGGCACACCTGTGCCTCCAGCAAAAAGCGTTTTTCACTGATGTAGTGGCCTTCCAGCACGTCAGCGAGCTGCTGTTGGGCGTTATCCGGGTCGAGGTCGGTCAAAAAACCCAGGTTGCCACGGTTGATGCCAATGACTTTAATATCGTAACGGGCGAGGGTCCGCGCGGCGCCGAGCATATTGCCGTCGCCGCCGACCACCACCGCCAGATCGGCCTGCTGACCGATTTCCGCCAGCGTGCCGGTCTTCACATGGGTCAGCTGCAGTTCCTGGGCAATCTGTTGTTCAACAATCACATCGTAGTTTTTCGCGCGCAGCCAGCGATACAGCATTTCATGTGTCGTCAACGCAGTAGGGTGACGTGGATGACCGACAATCCCAATACACTTGAAATGGTTGCTCATTTTCTGAAGGTCCTTGTGCGAATGAATGATGACAATGTGGCTTGTTCCCTTGAATCCCGGAAACTGATCCCCATAATAAGCGAAGTTAGCGAGTTGAATGCAGAAAAACGCGGAGAAATTCATGAGTAGTAAAGAACAGAAAACGCCTGAGGGGCAAGCCCCGGAAGAAATTATCACGGAGCAGCACGAAGAGGTTGAGGCGACAGAGCCTGAGGCTGGTGCTGAGCAGGTGGATCCGCGCGATGAAAAAATTGCGAATCTGGAAGCTCAGGTCACTGAAGCCCAGAACCGCGAGCGCGATGGCATCCTGCGTATCAAAGCGGAAATGGAAAACCTGCGTCGCCGTACCGAGCTGGACGTTGAAAAGGCGCACAAATTTGCGCTGGAAAAGTTCGTGAATGAACTGCTCCCGGTCATCGACAGCCTGGATCGCGCGCTAGAAGTGGCGGATAAAGCGAACCCGGATATGGCCCCGATGGTTGAAGGGATCGAGCTGACGCTGAAATCCATGCTGGACGTGGTGAAGAAATTTGGCGTCGAAGTGGTTGCCGACACCAACGTGCCGATGGATCCGAACGTGCATCAGGCCATTGCGATGGTGGAGTCTGAGGACGTTGCTGCCGGTAACGTGCTGATGGTGATGCAGAAAGGCTATACCCTGAACGGTCGTACTATTCGCGCGGCGATGGTCTCCGTAGCGAAAGCCAAAGCGTAACTGGCCTTCCGTAGTGCCGGGCGGCGGCTTCGCCTGACCCGGCCTATATCCGCTTACTCCGCCACGCTCTCCCGGAGCGGTTTCACCGGCAAAACTTTTACCTGCTTAATCATATTGTCCTGCACGTC
The Leclercia sp. AS011 DNA segment above includes these coding regions:
- a CDS encoding zinc-binding alcohol dehydrogenase family protein, which translates into the protein MKAIAITRSAPNNIDALHEIELPQPTASGHDLLIEVKAISVNPVDTKVRAGFSGDTPRVLGWDAVGVVAAVGEAVTLFAPGDEVWYAGALGRAGSNSEYQLVDERIVALKPKTLDNAAAAAMPLTAITAWEMLFDRLGVQEQGNEGDTLLIVGAAGGVGSILVQLARKLTKMTVIGTASRPESQQWVREAGAHYVIDHSKPLSEALAAQGINEVTHVASLNHTEAHYAEIIKALAPQGKLALIDDPETLDARPLKAKSISLHWEFMFTRSMFETRDMIAQHQLLTRVAALIDEQTITTTLGEHYGAITAANVQKAHAQLETGRAVGKIVLEGF
- a CDS encoding RnfH family protein is translated as MPANIVVEVAYALPEKQYLQRVTLEEGATVEEAIRASGLLTLRSDIDLTKNKVGIYSRPVKLADSVRDGDRVEIYRPLIADPKELRRQRAEKSAK
- a CDS encoding type II toxin-antitoxin system RatA family toxin, which translates into the protein MPQISRTALVPYSVEQMYQLVNDVQSYPQFIPGCTGSRVLDSGPTQMTAAVDVSKAGISKTFTTRNTLTNNQSILMQLVDGPFKKLMGGWKFVPLSADACRIEFHLDFEFTNALIELAFGRVFKELAANMVQAFTVRAKEVYSAG
- the bamE gene encoding outer membrane protein assembly factor BamE; amino-acid sequence: MRCKTLTAAAAVLLMMTAGCSTLEKVVYRPDINQGNYLAPNDVSKIRVGMTQQQVAYALGTPMMSDPFGTNTWFYVFRQKPGHEDVSQQTLTLTFNSSGVLTNIDNKPALTKE
- the smpB gene encoding SsrA-binding protein SmpB, which codes for MTKKKAHKPGSATIALNKRARHEYFIEEEFEAGLALQGWEVKSLRAGKANIGDSYVIFKDGEAFLFGANFQPLTVASSHYVCDPTRTRKLLLNKRELDSLFGRINREGYTVLALSLYWKNAWCKVKIGVAKGKKQHDKRNDAKDREWQVDKARIMKHAGR
- a CDS encoding LysR family transcriptional regulator; translated protein: MVRLEDLILFVRVAALSSFSDAAREAGVQPAQVSAAIKRLESTLAIRLFARSTRSLRLTPEGEAWLPYARQMLDAMYAGMQKIQTPEEEISGTLQIAVPSDLGRNLLLPVFQAFDERYPALRLRIFFSDQVADVFKDPVDIAFRYGMPEDASYIALPVAPDNRRVLVASPEWIARHGDLNHPDELSRVNALTFVLRGRLHDRWTFFRDGEMHSVNVSGSMMSDDAEVIRRLAVTGAGVAYKSWLDVAEDVRAGRLRVLMQDYVGESVPLNMICPHRKQLSAGVRLLYEAVKACCEGQSAR
- a CDS encoding putative quinol monooxygenase; its protein translation is MISIIAILKAKPGKRDSLKKALQALLLPTRQEPGNIEYHLYQLRDTPDCFYVREAWRGQEGLEAHIALPHFQAFILQMDELLAEPLRLDYLTKVEP